The following proteins come from a genomic window of Lycium ferocissimum isolate CSIRO_LF1 chromosome 4, AGI_CSIRO_Lferr_CH_V1, whole genome shotgun sequence:
- the LOC132054491 gene encoding expansin-like B1: MAVFLKNDYTVLCMFLLLPTLCYSNNYVSRATYYSTPDGKGTPSGACGYGDYGKDVNSGQVFAASKRLYKNGAGCGACYQVRCKDKGLCSEEGTKVVVTDSGEGPGTDFILSYRAYAKLAKQPNMAKHLFAKGVVEVEYRRVSCKYGGNLMLKINEHSKYPNYLAIVVMNQGGATDILAVEVYEEETQEWISMRRSYGAVFDLPNPPNGELKVRFLTSAGAETKWVQSDKAVIPAEWEAGTTIETDIQLS, translated from the exons atggcggTCTTTCTCAAAAACGATTATACTGTTCTCTGCATGTTTTTGCTCTTGCCGACGCTATGCTACAGCAATAATTATGTTTCTAGAGCTACCTATTACAGTACCCCTGATGGCAAGGGGACACCAA GTGGAGCGTGTGGTTACGGAGACTATGGCAAAGATGTTAATAGTGGCCAGGTTTTTGCAGCCTCCAAGAGGCTTTACAAAAATGGAGCTGGCTGTGGAGCTTGCTACCAG GTAAGGTGCAAGGACAAGGGATTATGCAGTGAGGAAGGTACAAAGGTAGTGGTGACTGACAGTGGAGAAGGGCCTGGAACAGACTTCATTCTCAGCTACCGCGCCTATGCTAAATTGGCTAAGCAGCCTAATATGGCTAAGCATTTGTTTGCTAAAGGAGTGGTTGAAGTAGAATATCGTAGAGTTTCTTGCAAATATGGAGGAAATCTGATGCTTAAAATCAATGAACATAGCAAGTACCCTAACTACCTTGCTATTGTTGTTATGAACCAAGGTGGTGCTACTGACATCCTCGCTGTCGAAGTCTACGAG GAGGAAACACAAGAATGGATATCAATGAGGAGGTCCTATGGAGCTGTGTTCGACCTACCGAACCCACCAAATGGTGAACTTAAAGTGAGGTTCCTCACAAGTGCTGGTGCTGAGACCAAATGGGTGCAGTCTGATAAGGCTGTAATCCCTGCTGAATGGGAAGCTGGGACTACTATTGAGACAGACATTCAGCTCtcttag
- the LOC132051939 gene encoding histone-lysine N-methyltransferase, H3 lysine-9 specific SUVH6-like: protein MASVSNDGLSNGSVKKRLLENGCHSSYLSIIPKYKIRKVSAVRDFPPGCGKVSPKIELNHEQNAVVSTNIEDMANAVLVDGVKESNFEIKSQSVEVVDCLVNLEEQQKLDRLVGEVVTTNMSAISNGVGEKISDDKSLGFELPKDLEKSEMELAKGTEDIQNDTSVKEVDEQSLHLVENVSGGHKTSVTEIGIVIDEPRPVSEVKMLSPPLQLISVMEHNSSSPKNKYRKRRVSALRDFPPFCGTNAPKLTEQNCFGVTEESKDVAGFDKEVIKNEVVETLTDVTEGADSLKERDVSIPKGRELKELPIVHSEEQEGVQCDNDGRSQVERTVVIMPEIMTKKESDAGVVGKETLVYLEDENEKTITVCSALGSGDEKSITEGAKPYCPGKQKSLDDPVIGNEIVVSQVKSDLTKTAANSSGSGHEIVKPIVQGLMAEPYSPWRHGEQTSLDCGNQVEKANQSRCKKAKATPSWHKKAKHVARKSNPSGKKKSASVAEATDGLSSALVVFDDEGPGLRASSNDGPCGWNREALHEDSPVRQGQREFDVALPPFGPNSSSHGDARTKVRETLRTFQAVCRKLLQSEESKSKPEEGKSKQGPNRIDLQAAKIIKEKGKEVNTGQHILGEVPGVEVGDEFQYRVELAIVGVHRLYQAGIDYMKQGGTLIAISIVSSGVYDDGLEDADVLIYSGQGGNVVGKVKTPEDQKLERGNLALKNSISVKNPVRVIRGSKETKTSESVDGKGKVVTTYVYDGLYTVENYWTEQGPKGKMVFMFKLVRIPGQPELAWKEVKSSKKNKVRHGVCVHDITEGKETFAISAVNTIDGEKPPPFNYIKKMIYPDWFKPSPFKGCDCVGRCSDSKKCSCAVKNGGEIPYNRNGAIVEVKPLVYECGPHCKCPPSCYNRVGQHGIKVPLEIFKTNSRGWGVRALTSIPSGTFICEYAGELLQDKEAERRIGNDEYLFDIGQNYSDCSVNSSAELNEVVEEGGYTIDAAQCGNIGRFINHSCSPNLYAQNVLYDHEDKKMPHIMLFAADNIPPLAELTYHYNYSVDQVHDSDGNIKVKKCYCGSSECSGRMY, encoded by the coding sequence ATGGCATCAGTGTCAAATGATGGGTTATCCAATGGTAGTGTGAAGAAGCGGCTGTTGGAAAATGGTTGCCACTCATCATATTTGAGcattataccaaaatacaaaATTCGAAAAGTCTCAGCAGTGCGAGATTTTCCTCCAGGGTGTGGTAAAGTTTCTCCGAAAATTGAGTTGAATCATGAACAAAATGCTGTAGTGTCCACCAATATTGAAGATATGGCTAACGCTGTGTTGGTTGATGGTGTTAAAGAGTCTAACTTTGAGATCAAATCACAGTCTGTTGAAGTTGTGGACTGTCTAGTTAACTTGGAAGAGCAACAAAAATTGGATAGGTTAGTAGGGGAAGTGGTAACGACAAACATGAGTGCAATATCAAATGGGGTGGGAGAAAAAATAAGTGACGACAAATCGCTTGGATTTGAGTTGCCGAAAGATCTCGAGAAAAGtgaaatggagcttgccaaggGAACAGAAGACATCCAGAATGATACTTCAGTGAAGGAAGTTGATGAGCAGAGTTTACATTTGGTTGAAAATGTTAGTGGTGGGCACAAGACATCTGTGACAGAAATCGGCATTGTGATTGATGAGCCAAGGCCTGTTAGTGAAGTCAAAATGTTGTCGCCACCTCTGCAGCTAATCAGTGTTATGGAACATAACTCCTCCTCGCCAAAGAATAAGTACCGCAAAAGAAGAGTATCCGCTCTTCGTGACTTCCCTCCATTTTGTGGAACAAATGCTCCTAAGCTAACTGAACAGAATTGCTTTGGTGTTACTGAAGAAAGCAAGGATGTGGCTGGGTTCGATAAGGAAGTTATAAAGAATGAAGTAGTTGAGACATTGACAGATGTTACGGAGGGTGCTGATTCTCTGAAAGAGAGGGACGTTTCTATTCCCAAAGGTAGGGAGTTGAAAGAACTACCGATTGTTCACAGTGAAGAACAGGAAGGTGTCCAATGTGATAATGATGGAAGAAGTCAGGTGGAAAGAACTGTGGTTATTATGCCCGAGATAATGACGAAAAAGGAGAGTGATGCAGGAGTTGTGGGGAAGGAGACTCTGGTATATTTGGAGGACGAAAATGAAAAGACAATTACTGTGTGTAGTGCTCTTGGTTCTGGAGATGAAAAGTCGATTACGGAGGGTGCTAAGCCATATTGTCCAGGGAAGCAAAAGAGTTTAGATGACCCTGtgattggaaatgaaattgttgtCTCTCAGGTCAAAAGTGATCTGACAAAGACTGCAGCCAATAGTTCTGGTTCTGGGCATGAAATAGTTAAGCCAATTGTTCAAGGTCTAATGGCCGAGCCATACAGTCCATGGAGGCATGGAGAGCAAACTAGTTTAGATTGTGGAAACCAAGTTGAGAAGGCTAATCAGTCTAGGTGCAAGAAGGCCAAGGCTACTCCATCTTGGCACAAGAAAGCCAAACATGTCGCCAGAAAAAGTAATCCTAGTGGTAAGAAAAAATCAGCTTCTGTTGCTGAAGCTACTGATGGACTTTCAAGTGCACTAGTTGTGTTCGACGACGAAGGACCTGGTTTACGGGCTTCCAGCAATGATGGACCTTGCGGTTGGAATAGGGAAGCACTACATGAAGATTCTCCGGTTCGACAAGGTCAACGTGAATTTGATGTGGCCCTACCACCTTTTGGTCCAAACAGTTCCAGTCATGGTGATGCCCGTACTAAAGTTAGAGAGACTCTTCGTACGTTTCAGGCTGTCTGTAGAAAGCTCTTGCAAAGTGAAGAATCAAAGTCAAAACCTGAAGAAGGAAAATCGAAGCAGGGGCCAAACAGAATTGATCTTCAAGCAGCAAaaatcatcaaagaaaaaggaaaagaagttaACACGGGTCAGCACATACTGGGAGAAGTTCCTGGAGTTGAAGTGGGAGATGAGTTCCAATACAGGGTGGAACTTGCTATTGTGGGGGTTCATCGCCTATATCAGGCTGGTATAGATTACATGAAGCAGGGAGGTACGCTGATCGCGATTAGTATTGTTTCTTCAGGGGTCTATGATGACGGTCTGGAAGACGCTGATGTGTTGATTTATTCTGGGCAAGGTGGAAATGTGGTAGGTAAGGTCAAAACCCCCGAGGATCAGAAGCTGGAAAGAGGTAATTTAGCTTTGAAGAATAGTATATCAGTAAAGAATCCTGTTCGGGTGATTCGTGGATCTAAGGAGACCAAGACCTCTGAATCTGTGGATGGTAAAGGTAAGGTAGTGACGACATATGTTTATGATGGGTTGTACACTGTTGAGAATTATTGGACAGAACAAGGGCCAAAGGGTAAGATGGTTTTTATGTTTAAGTTGGTGAGAATTCCTGGGCAACCAGAGCTTGCTTGGAAAGAAGTAAAGTCATCAAAAAAGAACAAAGTGCGCCATGGTGTTTGTGTCCACGACATTACAGAAGGAAAGGAGACATTTGCAATAAGTGCTGTGAACACAATTGATGGTGAGAAACCTCCACCGTTCAATTACATCAAGAAGATGATATATCCTGACTGGTTCAAGCCTTCTCCTTTTAAAGGTTGTGATTGTGTTGGTAGATGTTCGGATTCCAAGAAGTGCTCATGTGCAGTTAAAAATGGAGGAGAGATCCCATACAACCGTAACGGGGCTATTGTTGAAGTGAAGCCTCTTGTATATGAATGTGGTCCTCATTGTAAGTGCCCCCCCTCTTGCTACAATAGAGTTGGCCAACACGGTATTAAAGTTCCACTTGAGATCTTTAAGACAAATTCGAGGGGCTGGGGTGTGAGAGCTTTAACATCTATTCCTTCAGGAACCTTTATATGTGAGTATGCAGGAGAACTTCTTCAAGACAAGGAAGCTGAACGAAGAATTGGTAATGATGAGTACCTTTTTGATATTGGGCAGAACTATAGTGATTGTTCCGTAAACTCTTCAGCAGAATTAAATGAGGTAGTAGAAGAAGGTGGTTATACAATTGACGCAGCtcagtgtggaaatattgggcGTTTTATCAATCACAGTTGTTCACCTAATTTGTATGCACAAAACGTTCTTTATGATCATGAAGATAAGAAAATGCCTCATATCATGCTTTTTGCAGCAGATAACATTCCTCCTTTGGCGGAGCTCACGTACCATTATAATTATTCCGTGGATCAGGTACATGACTCCGATGGCAATATCAAGGTGAAGAAATGCTATTGTGGATCTTCAGAGTGTAGTGGTAGGATGTACTAG